A section of the Prionailurus bengalensis isolate Pbe53 chromosome C2, Fcat_Pben_1.1_paternal_pri, whole genome shotgun sequence genome encodes:
- the LOC122492313 gene encoding keratin-associated protein 19-4-like encodes MRYYGNYYGGLGFGCGGFGGLGCGSGWGCGSFRRLGCGWGWGGLRHGSCRPLCYGGYGFSSFC; translated from the coding sequence ATGAGATACTACGGCAACTACTATGGAGGCCTGGGCTTCGGCTGTGGAGGCTTCGGTGGCCTGGGCTGCGGCTCTGGCTGGGGATGTGGCAGCTTCCGCAGACTGGGCtgcggctggggctggggaggcctCAGACATGGCTCCTGCCGCCCACTGTGCTACGGCGGATATGGGTTCTCTAGCTTCTGCTGA